The DNA window TGCATTCCGTTTGACAATCTTAATGGCTTCCTCTAAGCCAATTTCTTGTTCGGTTCCTAATGATTTAACTATATTATTGTATCGTTTACTTCTTTTCATATTTACCTCGAGAATACTCTTTCACAATAAAAATAACTTATTCATCTACCACTATACCCATGCTGCGGGCAGTACCTTTTATCATCAACACCGCTGCATCAATATCATTCGCATTTAAATCCGGCATTTTCAATTCGGCGATCTCTTTAACTTGATCTAAAGTTACATTACCTACTTTTTCTTTATTTGGCTCACCCGATCCTTTTTCCAAACCGGCTGCTTTCTTTAAAAGTACAGCTGCAGGCGGTGTTTTTGTGATAAAAGAAAATGATCGATCAGCATATACAGTTATAACCGCCGGGATGATTAATCCTTGTTTATCTTGTGTCTTGGAATTAAACGCTTTACAAAACTCCATTATGTTTACACCATGCTGACCCAACGCCGGACCTACCGGGGGTGAAGGAGTAGCACTTCCTGCCGGTAGCTGTAACTTAATCA is part of the candidate division KSB1 bacterium genome and encodes:
- the rplK gene encoding 50S ribosomal protein L11, producing the protein MAKKVIGLIKLQLPAGSATPSPPVGPALGQHGVNIMEFCKAFNSKTQDKQGLIIPAVITVYADRSFSFITKTPPAAVLLKKAAGLEKGSGEPNKEKVGNVTLDQVKEIAELKMPDLNANDIDAAVLMIKGTARSMGIVVDE